A window of Sphingomonas astaxanthinifaciens DSM 22298 genomic DNA:
GGCGATGAAAGCTACGACGTCTACGTCTATCCCCGCTGAAGCCGCCCCTTGGCGAGACGCGCGGGCCGAGGCTAAGGCGTCTTCGATCTAGCGCGTGGGGGGCGAGTGCAACAGAAATCCGACTGGTTCCGGCAGCCGCTGCTGACGGACGTTCCGCCACGCGCGACGCGGGGAGCGCGGCTGCTCATCCTCGCCGCCTGGCTCGCCGTCACCTTGTGGATGGTCGCCCACCACGTCCCCTGGCGCGACGAGGTCCGCGCCTATTCGCTGATGCAGATGGGGCAAAGCTGGCCCGACATGTTCCGCGTCGTACACGGCGAGGGACATCCCTATCTCTGGTATATTCTGCTCAAGGCCGGGAACGACCTGTTCGGGGTGCGCGAGGTGCTGCCCGCGGTCGGCTTCCTGGTCGCGGCGGCGGCCGGCAGCTTGCTTGCGCTCCGGGCCCCGTTTCGTCTCGGGCTGATCGCGATCCTGCTGTTCAGCCTCCACCTCGGTTTCGATTATTCGGTGGTGTCGCGCAATTACGGGATCAGCGCGCTGGTGCTGTTCGCCATCGCCGCCTTCTATGCGCGGATCCGCGACAGTCTGTGGTTCGGGCTCCTGCTGCTCCTCCTGTGCAATACCAACGCGCCGAGCGTCTTCCTCGCCGGCGCCTTCTTCCTCTACCGGATGATGGAATTGTGGGGCGAGCGGCCGGGCTGGCGCTCGCGTTCCGTACTGGTGCTGGCGACCAACGGCGCGCTGATGCTGCTCGGCGTCCTCCTTTGTTTCCTTGCCATCTATCCGCCCGCCAATGACGCGGCCGCCGCGGTCAACCGCGTGCCCCTCAATGCCCAGACCCTGCTGCCCGGGATCATCGACGGCTATCGCTCCTTCGCGGCGCTCGGCTTCCACAACGCGCCGCAGCTCGCCAACCTGTTCATCGTCCTCAGCATCGCGGTGTTCGCCCGCCGCCGGCCCGCCGTCGTCGCCGCCGCCGCCGCATTCGTGACGCTGAAACTATTCTTCTTCTTCGGCTTCCCCGCCGCCTTCCGCCATGCCGCGCTGCTCCTCATGTTCCTCGTCGCCCTGCTGTGGGTCGAGGGCGACAAGCGCGCCGCCGGGCCTGTCGCCGAGCGGGACGAGGACCACGGCCTGCTGTCGCTGGTCGCGCGCTGGGGCTTCGTCCTGCTGCTGGCGATGGAAAGCGTCATGTATGTGCGCGGGCCGGTCGCCGGCCTCGTCGCGGGCCGGCCGTGGTCGGGCGCGAAGGAACTCGCCGCCATCCTCGAGCGCCCCGAATACAAGGACGCGCCGCTGATCGTCGAACCCGACGCGCTTGGCGAAAGCGTCGTCTACTGGACGGGGAAGCCCTTCTACCTGCTTCGCCAGCAGCGGTTCGGCACCGTCACGCCTTTCAGCATGACGGGGCGCAAGGAGATGAGCCTCGACGACATCCTGGGCTCGGCCCGTCAGCTCCATGCGGCCACGGGCCGGCCGGTGGTCATCGCCATGGAGCGCGATCTTCGGACCGTGAAGCCCGGCCGCTACGACGTCATGTACGCCGACTACATGACCTTCACGCCGCAGAATATCGCGCGGTTCCAGGCCGGCACCCGAAGGATCGCCGCGATCCGCGACGCCTTCGGGGACGAGCGCTACGACATCTACGTCTACCCGCGCTAGGCGAGGCGGAGCGCGCGCTCCTCGGCGCGGATACGGATGAACAGCACCGCCGCGTTGAGCAGCGAGAAGATCAGCGCGACCTGCCACAGCCCGAAGACCAGGGGCAGGACCGCGATCTCGCCGATCACCACCAGGTAATTGGGGTGGCTGACGAAGCGGAAGGGGCCGCCCGTCACCAGCGGCGCGTTCGGCAGCACGATGATCCGCGTCGTCCAGCGCGGGCCCAGCGTGCGCAGCACCCACAGCCGGCCGAGCTGGAGCAGCACGAACAGGCCAAGCAGCGGCCAGGCGATCGGCTGTCCCGGCGCCAGCCAGAACAGGGTGGCGAGCCAGCCGGCATGGACCGCGACGATCAGCGGATAATGGCCGGGCGCATATTCCTTCGCCCCCATCGCCAGCAGCCGCGCCGTATTGGCCCTCGCCAGCACCAGCTCGGACAGGCGCTGCAGCAGCACGAAGAAGAGAATGGCGAGTTCGGGCCAGTGCGGGGTCATGCACGCTCCAGGGTCAAGGCGGCGCAGGTGAAGCCCGGCCCGAAGGCGGTCAGCAGGGTTCGCGCCGGAAGGCCGCGCGCCAGCAGCCGTTCGAGCACGAAGAGCACCGTCGGCGCGCTCATGTTGCCATGGTCGCGAAGCACCGCCCGCTCGAGGTCGAGCGCGCCTGGCGCCAGGTCCATCGCCTCCTCGATCGCGGTGATCACCTTGGCTCCGCCGGGATGCGAGCAGAGCCGGTCGATGTCGCTTCGGGTCAGCCCCATGTCGGCGAGGATCCCGTCGACCGCGCCGGCCAGTTCCTTGGTGACGAAGGGCGGGATGGCGCGGTCGAACACCACCGCCAGCCCCGGATCCTCGACCCGCCAGCCCATGATGCCGAGCGTGTCAGGCCATTGCCGCTCGCCCGCGGCGGTGATCGTGCCGAGGCCCGCGCCCTCGGTCGAGACCACGGCCGCGGCCGCGCCGTCGCCGAACAAGGCGGTCGCGACCAGCGCCGCGGGATCGTCGGTGTCGAGCCGGATCGAGATCGAGCAGGTCTCGATCGTCACGAACAGGAAGCGCTTGCCGGGCTCGGCGGCGGCGAGCCGTGCGGCGAGCGCCAGCCCGCTGACCCCGCCCGCGCAGCCCAATCCGAAGACCGGCACCCGGCGGACGTCGCCGCGAAGCCCGATTCGCGGGCCGACCCGTGCCTCGAGGCTGGGCGTGGCGATGCCGGTGGTCGAGACCGTGACCACACCGTCGATCTGGTCGGGGCGGAGGTCAGCCCGGCGCAGCGCAAGCAGCGCGGCTTCCTCGAACAGGCGCTCCGAGGCCTCGAGGTAGAGCGCGTTGCGCGACTGCCAGCCGTGTTCGCTGCCATACCATTCGGCCGGCGCCACGATCGCGCGCTCGTTTATTCCGGCATTGTCGAAGACGCCCGACAACCGGTCGAACAACGCCTTGCGGCCGGAGAAGAGTTCGCGGGCCAATGCCTTGGCCTGGTCTTGCGTGACGCGATGAGGGGGCAGCGCGGTCGAAAGACTGAGTAGCTTGACGGGCTGCACCAGGACAGGGACTTCCTATAAGGGTCGCTGGAAAGCACGACCGTGACCATAACCACTGGAGATACGCAAGGATGCCGCCAAAAGCTTCACGTGCCCTGTTGGCCTTTGGTCTGGCTCTCGCCTCCTGCGGCACCGCGGCGCTGCCGTCGGAAGATCGCCCCGCCACCGGCGGCAAGCCCTTCAAGGTCGCCCCCGTCGCCAATTTCGACACGCCCTGGGCCATGACCTTCCTGCCGGGCTCGACCAACGCCCTCGTCAGCGAGAAGGACGGCCGGCTGTGGGTGGTCGATACGGCGAGCGGCGCGAGGACAGCGGTAACCGGCGTGCCCACGGTCAAGGTGGCGGGGCAGGGCGGCCTCGGCGATGTGGTGATCGGGCCCGACAATCGCGTCTACCTGAGCTTCGTCGAGGGCGGCCCCGGCGGGACCAGCGGTGCGGCGGTGGGTTACGGCCGCCTCGTCGAGAGCGCCGGCACCTATGCGTTGCAGGATTTCAGGATCGTCTGGCGGCAGGATCCCAAGGTCACCGGTGCCGGCCATTTCTCGCACCGCATCGCCTTCGGGCCCGACGGCGCCATGTATGTCACCTCGGGCGAACGGCAGAAGGGCGACCCCGCCCAGGCGATGGACAAGAACCTCGGCAAGGTGCTGCGCCTGACCCCCGAGGGCCAGCCCTTCCCGGGCAATCCCTGGGCGGCGAAGGGCGGGGTCACTGCCCAGCTCTGGTCGATGGGCCACCGCAACCTCCTCGGCCTCGCCTTCGCGCCCGACGGCAAGCTGTGGGAACATGAGATGGGGCCGCAGGGCGGCGACGAGGTCAATCTCATCACGCCCGGCAAGAATTATGGCTGGCCGGTCGTGTCGAACGGTTCGGACTATGGTGGGGGCGACATTCCCGATCATCCGACCCGGCCCGAGTTCGAGGCGCCCAAGGTCTGGTGGAACCCGAGCATCTCGCCGGCGGGGCTGATCGTCTACACCGGCGACCTGTTCCCGGCGTGGAAGGGCGACCTGCTGCTCGGCGCGCTGTCGGGGCAGTCGCTGATCCGTGTCGACGTCACCGGCGATCAGGCGAAAAAGGCCGAGCGCTGGGACATGGGGGCCCGCATTCGCGAGGTGGAGCAGGGGCCCAAGGGGGAAATCTATCTGCTCGAGGACGGCGGGCGCCTGCTGAAGCTGACGCCCGCCTGATCCGGTCGACCCTTAGTAGGTCTTCTTGCCGCGCAGCGTGTTGATGATTGCGAGGCCGATCACCCCGACCGCCGCGGCGGTGGCGAAGGGCT
This region includes:
- a CDS encoding isoprenylcysteine carboxyl methyltransferase family protein, yielding MTPHWPELAILFFVLLQRLSELVLARANTARLLAMGAKEYAPGHYPLIVAVHAGWLATLFWLAPGQPIAWPLLGLFVLLQLGRLWVLRTLGPRWTTRIIVLPNAPLVTGGPFRFVSHPNYLVVIGEIAVLPLVFGLWQVALIFSLLNAAVLFIRIRAEERALRLA
- a CDS encoding PQQ-dependent sugar dehydrogenase, which gives rise to MAFGLALASCGTAALPSEDRPATGGKPFKVAPVANFDTPWAMTFLPGSTNALVSEKDGRLWVVDTASGARTAVTGVPTVKVAGQGGLGDVVIGPDNRVYLSFVEGGPGGTSGAAVGYGRLVESAGTYALQDFRIVWRQDPKVTGAGHFSHRIAFGPDGAMYVTSGERQKGDPAQAMDKNLGKVLRLTPEGQPFPGNPWAAKGGVTAQLWSMGHRNLLGLAFAPDGKLWEHEMGPQGGDEVNLITPGKNYGWPVVSNGSDYGGGDIPDHPTRPEFEAPKVWWNPSISPAGLIVYTGDLFPAWKGDLLLGALSGQSLIRVDVTGDQAKKAERWDMGARIREVEQGPKGEIYLLEDGGRLLKLTPA
- a CDS encoding type III polyketide synthase — its product is MARELFSGRKALFDRLSGVFDNAGINERAIVAPAEWYGSEHGWQSRNALYLEASERLFEEAALLALRRADLRPDQIDGVVTVSTTGIATPSLEARVGPRIGLRGDVRRVPVFGLGCAGGVSGLALAARLAAAEPGKRFLFVTIETCSISIRLDTDDPAALVATALFGDGAAAAVVSTEGAGLGTITAAGERQWPDTLGIMGWRVEDPGLAVVFDRAIPPFVTKELAGAVDGILADMGLTRSDIDRLCSHPGGAKVITAIEEAMDLAPGALDLERAVLRDHGNMSAPTVLFVLERLLARGLPARTLLTAFGPGFTCAALTLERA